A single Marinilabiliales bacterium DNA region contains:
- the hxpB gene encoding hexitol phosphatase HxpB — protein MIKAVIFDMDGVLIDSEPLWREAEIEVFRKVGINLNSELCRQTTGLRTDEAVAHWYSYKPWKGKSQEEVGREIEEAVCDIIDKKGEAARGVTGIIGFFKSMGLPMALASSSSPGVIGRILNRLGLLDQFGIIHSAAHEDYGKPHPAVYITTAVKLGVDPAHCLAIEDSLAGLIAAKAARMRAMAVPEESNRTNPRFGIADICLDSLADFTASHWEMLNSLNGLNE, from the coding sequence ATGATAAAAGCTGTGATTTTCGACATGGATGGGGTGCTGATAGATTCCGAGCCGCTGTGGCGTGAGGCTGAGATAGAAGTTTTCCGGAAAGTGGGTATAAACCTGAATAGTGAGCTGTGCCGCCAGACCACCGGGCTCCGTACCGACGAGGCCGTGGCGCACTGGTACAGCTACAAACCATGGAAAGGAAAATCACAGGAAGAGGTAGGCAGGGAGATCGAAGAGGCCGTATGCGATATCATTGATAAAAAGGGTGAAGCTGCCCGCGGCGTTACCGGGATCATTGGCTTTTTCAAAAGCATGGGGCTACCCATGGCACTGGCCTCGTCGTCATCACCCGGAGTGATCGGCCGGATTTTAAACAGGCTGGGACTCCTTGATCAGTTCGGGATAATCCATAGCGCCGCACATGAGGATTACGGCAAGCCTCATCCTGCCGTCTATATTACCACGGCCGTGAAGCTGGGTGTTGATCCTGCACACTGCCTGGCAATTGAAGACTCACTTGCAGGGCTTATAGCAGCAAAAGCGGCAAGGATGAGAGCCATGGCCGTACCTGAAGAAAGTAACCGCACCAACCCCAGGTTCGGTATTGCCGATATCTGCCTCGACAGCCTTGCCGATTTTACAGCTTCGCACTGGGAAATGCTTAACTCGCTAAACGGCCTGAATGAATAA
- a CDS encoding zinc metallopeptidase: MAPIWIIFIGFMLLSWLVGNQLKSRFRKYSQIPVNYGITGREVAEKMLHDNGITDVKVRSVAGKLTDHYHPLQKTVNLSSDVYNGNSVAAAAVAAHECGHAVQHARAYAFLKMRSALVPAVSFASKWVHWVLLAGILMVEAQPGILLAGIVLFGLTTLFSFITLPVEVDASRRALAWLNHSNITTRSTHPQAQDALKWAAYTYVVAALSSLATLLYYIWIFMGRRN, encoded by the coding sequence ATGGCTCCAATCTGGATAATATTTATAGGTTTCATGCTGCTGAGCTGGCTTGTTGGAAACCAGCTCAAATCAAGGTTCAGGAAGTATTCGCAGATACCGGTGAACTATGGTATAACAGGCAGGGAAGTTGCCGAGAAGATGCTGCATGACAATGGAATTACCGATGTCAAGGTGAGATCTGTCGCAGGCAAGCTGACAGATCATTATCATCCGCTCCAGAAAACAGTTAACCTGAGCAGTGATGTATATAACGGTAACAGCGTGGCTGCTGCTGCCGTTGCAGCTCATGAATGTGGGCATGCAGTGCAGCATGCACGGGCATATGCTTTTCTGAAGATGAGGTCGGCGCTCGTGCCGGCTGTGAGCTTTGCTTCCAAATGGGTCCACTGGGTATTGCTCGCCGGGATACTGATGGTTGAGGCACAACCTGGGATCCTGCTTGCAGGTATAGTCCTGTTCGGACTTACCACGCTATTCAGCTTTATTACGCTGCCGGTCGAGGTAGATGCCAGCAGGCGTGCACTTGCATGGCTTAATCACAGTAATATAACAACCAGATCGACACATCCGCAGGCACAGGATGCCCTCAAATGGGCGGCATACACCTATGTAGTTGCAGCTTTGTCGTCGCTCGCTACATTGTTGTACTATATCTGGATCTTTATGGGACGACGCAATTGA
- a CDS encoding glycoside hydrolase family 15 protein, whose product MNNLDYGAIGNCMSAALVSRDGWIDWCCLPDFGSQSVFARILDAGKGGTFGFECDSGYQTEQEYLPSTNILVTRFEKGADRFEVIDFMPRYYNEDGGYYAPPDIVRYVVHISGKPRFRVVYDPRLNYAKGKTETFANDNYIKSFSTEGKYESVYLYTDFDKESIIERREITLEQNAFFLMSYNQKIRAQDINRVYLKYERTKVYWLNWSERTIHLNMYDKEINRSALVLKLLTFQKTGAVLAAATTSLPEAIGEVRNWDYRFCWIRDAAMTIRIFNKIAHTNEALGFLKFIIDVTPAKDERIQIMYGIRGERRLKERFLDHLDGYFGSKPVRIGNAAYKQKQHDIYGVLMDVIYQDMTMYQVSTEHAEELWTIVRSIVKSVEVNWKKPDKGIWEIRSEGSHFTFSKLLCWVAVDRAIRIAQILRMGDYVRDWTSLKRTISDEIHSRAWNPELQAFTQSYGSDNMDASNLLMETYGFLEASDPKFISTVEAIQRELLNDGLMYRYRNEDDFGLPTTSFTICNFWLVTSLCRIGRRDEAEEMFNRLLTYSNHVGLFSEDIEFGTHRLLGNFPQAYSHLALIESAMALAKGTTSESKVFRALEKP is encoded by the coding sequence ATGAATAATCTTGATTACGGTGCTATAGGAAACTGCATGAGTGCAGCACTGGTATCCAGGGATGGATGGATCGACTGGTGCTGCCTGCCCGATTTCGGATCGCAATCGGTTTTTGCGAGAATACTCGATGCCGGGAAGGGAGGCACATTCGGCTTTGAATGCGACAGCGGCTACCAAACAGAACAGGAATACCTGCCTTCTACCAATATACTGGTTACAAGGTTTGAGAAGGGCGCTGACAGGTTCGAGGTGATCGATTTCATGCCGCGTTATTACAATGAAGACGGGGGATACTACGCTCCTCCCGATATTGTCCGTTACGTCGTGCATATTTCCGGGAAACCCCGGTTCAGGGTAGTGTATGACCCGAGGCTGAACTATGCAAAAGGGAAAACAGAGACCTTTGCAAACGATAATTATATCAAGAGCTTCAGCACAGAAGGAAAATATGAATCGGTCTATCTTTATACGGACTTTGATAAAGAGAGTATAATCGAAAGGAGGGAGATCACCCTGGAGCAAAATGCATTTTTCCTGATGTCATACAACCAGAAGATCCGTGCACAGGATATTAACAGGGTATATCTCAAATATGAAAGGACTAAGGTATACTGGCTCAACTGGTCGGAGAGGACCATCCACCTCAACATGTATGACAAGGAGATAAACCGGAGCGCCCTGGTGCTCAAACTGCTCACCTTTCAAAAGACCGGCGCTGTTCTTGCTGCAGCAACAACGTCACTGCCCGAGGCAATTGGTGAAGTGAGAAACTGGGACTACCGGTTCTGCTGGATAAGGGATGCAGCAATGACCATAAGGATCTTCAATAAGATAGCCCACACAAACGAGGCCCTGGGTTTTCTGAAGTTCATCATCGACGTTACCCCGGCAAAGGATGAACGGATACAGATAATGTACGGCATAAGGGGAGAGAGAAGGCTGAAGGAGCGTTTCCTTGATCACCTCGACGGCTATTTCGGATCAAAACCGGTCAGGATAGGAAATGCCGCCTACAAACAGAAGCAGCATGATATTTACGGGGTGCTGATGGATGTGATTTACCAGGATATGACGATGTACCAGGTATCAACCGAACATGCCGAAGAGCTGTGGACGATTGTGCGCAGCATAGTCAAATCGGTAGAGGTTAACTGGAAGAAACCTGACAAGGGGATCTGGGAGATCCGTTCGGAGGGCAGCCACTTTACCTTCTCAAAACTGTTGTGCTGGGTAGCGGTTGACAGGGCCATCAGAATTGCGCAGATACTGAGAATGGGTGATTATGTAAGGGATTGGACCAGTCTGAAGCGCACGATAAGCGACGAGATACACAGTAGAGCCTGGAACCCGGAATTGCAGGCCTTCACACAATCCTACGGAAGCGATAATATGGATGCGTCAAACCTGCTGATGGAAACATACGGCTTTTTGGAGGCATCGGATCCGAAATTTATAAGCACGGTAGAGGCCATCCAAAGGGAATTGCTGAATGACGGACTTATGTACAGGTACAGGAATGAGGATGATTTCGGGTTGCCCACAACCTCATTCACAATCTGCAATTTCTGGCTTGTGACCAGCCTGTGCAGGATCGGCAGGAGAGACGAGGCCGAAGAGATGTTCAACAGGTTGCTTACGTACAGTAACCACGTGGGACTGTTCAGCGAGGACATTGAGTTCGGCACCCACAGGCTGCTCGGTAATTTTCCGCAGGCATATTCGCACCTTGCACTCATCGAATCGGCAATGGCGCTGGCAAAGGGTACAACCAGCGAATCAAAGGTTTTCAGGGCACTCGAAAAACCATGA
- the rlmN gene encoding 23S rRNA (adenine(2503)-C(2))-methyltransferase RlmN: MDKPGTVKESLFGKTLEELKSVAKNLGMPGYSALQIAEWIYGKRAASVGEMTNLSKAFREKLSQQYEMGVTPFSKFVCSADGTKKYLFPTRSGKFIEAVFIPEKNRHTLCLSTQVGCKMGCLFCATGKQGFQCNLTAGEILNQLRMIEESSSITNIVYMGMGEPFDNTAEVMKSLDILTSPWGFGFGARRITVSTIGITSGIRTFLDQSNCHLAVSLHSPVEEERRELMPVTKAFPLGTMIGMLKSFEAGRQRRISFEYIMFGGLNDTPYHARELVRLLSGLRCRINLIRFHPVPGVELVPADERTMVSFRDRLSRKGITTTIRQSRGEDILAACGMLSTKELSG; encoded by the coding sequence ATGGATAAGCCCGGAACCGTTAAGGAAAGCCTGTTCGGAAAAACCCTGGAAGAGCTGAAGTCAGTTGCAAAAAACCTGGGAATGCCCGGATATTCTGCTCTGCAGATAGCAGAATGGATATACGGAAAGAGGGCTGCATCTGTCGGAGAGATGACCAATCTTTCAAAAGCTTTCAGGGAAAAGCTTTCGCAGCAATATGAAATGGGGGTGACCCCTTTCAGCAAGTTTGTCTGTTCGGCCGACGGCACAAAAAAATATCTCTTCCCCACCAGGAGCGGCAAATTTATCGAAGCAGTCTTTATCCCCGAAAAAAACAGGCACACACTCTGCCTGTCAACCCAGGTTGGGTGTAAAATGGGGTGCCTGTTCTGTGCCACCGGCAAACAGGGTTTTCAATGCAACCTCACAGCAGGTGAGATACTCAACCAGCTCAGAATGATTGAAGAAAGCAGCAGCATAACCAACATCGTATACATGGGCATGGGAGAGCCATTTGACAACACTGCCGAGGTAATGAAGAGCCTGGATATACTTACTTCTCCCTGGGGCTTCGGCTTTGGTGCCCGCCGGATTACTGTTTCCACTATCGGGATAACCAGCGGGATACGAACTTTTCTCGATCAGAGCAACTGCCATCTCGCGGTCAGTCTTCACAGCCCCGTTGAGGAAGAACGCCGCGAACTGATGCCGGTAACAAAAGCATTCCCCCTCGGGACAATGATTGGGATGCTGAAATCATTCGAAGCCGGCAGGCAGAGGAGAATTTCGTTCGAGTATATAATGTTCGGGGGACTGAATGATACACCCTACCATGCCAGGGAACTGGTCAGGCTGCTGAGCGGACTTCGCTGCAGGATCAACCTTATCAGGTTCCATCCCGTGCCGGGTGTGGAGCTCGTACCGGCAGACGAAAGGACCATGGTAAGCTTCAGGGACCGGCTCAGCAGGAAAGGTATCACCACAACCATAAGGCAGTCACGCGGTGAAGACATCCTTGCCGCCTGCGGTATGCTGTCAACCAAAGAACTTTCCGGATAG
- a CDS encoding tryptophanase — protein sequence MELPFAESYKIKMVEAIRRSTRDEREKWIREAGYNVFNLTSAQVYIDLLTDSGTGAMSDRQWSAMMVGDESYAGASSYYKLKDVIKDITGFEWFLPTHQGRAAENVLFSALVKEGDIVPGNSHFDTTKGHIEFRKAAAADCTVDAAEDTTLDHPFKGNIDLLKLEDVLSSYPAERIPFVIVTITCNSGGGQPVSMDNLRAVREMANRFGVPVIFDAARFAENAYFIKEREKLYSDKSINEIVREMFSYADAMTMSSKKDGIVNMGGFIAFRREEWFRRASVYSIMFEGFITYGGMSGRDMNALAQGLVEGTDYEYLRTRIRQIEYLDGLLRHYNIPVQTPVGGHAVFVDAGRFLPHLPREEFVGQALVVELYREAGVRATEIGTLLADRDPVTRENRYPAVEFVRLAVPRRVYTNNHMDVVAAALKNIYDRRDEIKRGYRIVKEAPIMRHFTIQLEPVE from the coding sequence ATGGAACTTCCATTTGCAGAATCATATAAGATAAAGATGGTCGAGGCCATCAGGAGAAGTACCCGCGATGAACGTGAAAAATGGATCAGGGAGGCCGGATATAATGTGTTCAACCTTACCAGTGCGCAGGTTTATATAGACCTGCTTACCGATTCAGGCACCGGCGCGATGAGCGACAGGCAATGGTCGGCCATGATGGTTGGCGACGAGAGTTACGCAGGTGCATCGAGCTACTACAAACTAAAGGATGTCATCAAAGATATAACCGGGTTTGAATGGTTCCTGCCGACACACCAGGGCAGGGCTGCCGAGAACGTATTGTTCTCAGCACTAGTTAAGGAGGGGGACATTGTTCCCGGCAACTCCCATTTTGACACAACAAAAGGCCATATTGAATTCAGGAAGGCGGCGGCGGCGGACTGCACTGTTGATGCTGCAGAAGATACCACACTAGACCACCCCTTCAAGGGCAATATCGATCTGCTGAAACTCGAAGATGTGCTCAGCAGCTACCCGGCCGAACGAATTCCATTCGTTATCGTTACCATTACCTGCAATTCCGGCGGAGGACAGCCGGTATCGATGGACAACCTGAGGGCTGTACGAGAAATGGCCAACCGCTTCGGGGTTCCTGTTATATTCGATGCTGCAAGGTTTGCCGAGAATGCATACTTCATAAAGGAGAGGGAAAAGCTCTACAGCGATAAAAGTATTAATGAGATAGTGCGCGAGATGTTCTCATATGCCGATGCAATGACGATGAGCAGCAAAAAAGACGGGATTGTCAATATGGGTGGATTCATTGCATTCCGCAGGGAGGAGTGGTTCAGGAGGGCTTCGGTATACAGCATCATGTTTGAGGGTTTCATTACCTACGGGGGAATGTCAGGGCGCGACATGAACGCGCTTGCCCAGGGACTTGTGGAAGGGACCGATTATGAGTATTTGCGCACAAGGATAAGGCAGATTGAATACCTGGACGGGTTGCTGAGGCATTACAACATCCCGGTTCAGACACCTGTTGGCGGACATGCCGTTTTTGTTGATGCAGGCAGGTTCTTGCCGCACCTGCCCAGGGAGGAGTTTGTGGGGCAGGCCCTGGTGGTTGAGCTGTACAGGGAAGCGGGTGTAAGGGCTACAGAGATCGGCACATTGCTGGCAGACAGGGACCCGGTAACAAGAGAGAACCGTTATCCGGCAGTCGAATTTGTAAGGCTGGCCGTTCCCAGGCGTGTATATACGAACAACCATATGGATGTGGTTGCAGCAGCACTGAAGAATATATACGACAGACGGGATGAGATAAAGAGGGGATACAGGATCGTTAAGGAGGCGCCTATAATGCGGCATTTTACGATACAGCTTGAACCTGTGGAATGA